One segment of uncultured Tolumonas sp. DNA contains the following:
- a CDS encoding glycosyltransferase family 2 protein, which yields MKPDHFSIIMPAFNASATIGHSIESVLAQTCPSWTLYVIDDASNDTTREIVEAYVHRDIRVVYHQMALNGGVAAARNQGIAMADGEYVAFLDSDDIWHTQKLELQRNHLLNGYDVVCSDYFIFSGTVTNIVGKYQKKEYFTYNDMLKSNNIGNLTGVYNRSKLGSFTQQQVGHEDYVMWLDVMARAKRGYCIKQPLAYYRRAEGSLSSNKLKAASWQWHIYRRILKLSLFPALYYWLHYACSAAFMLINNKFKGVRFD from the coding sequence ATGAAACCCGATCATTTCTCAATCATTATGCCGGCGTTCAATGCGTCGGCAACCATAGGACACAGCATTGAGTCTGTGTTGGCACAAACCTGCCCTTCATGGACGTTATATGTCATCGATGATGCATCAAATGACACCACCCGGGAAATTGTCGAGGCGTATGTGCATCGTGATATCAGAGTGGTTTACCATCAGATGGCACTAAATGGTGGCGTGGCGGCTGCACGCAATCAGGGGATTGCGATGGCTGATGGGGAATATGTTGCTTTTCTGGACAGTGATGATATCTGGCATACGCAAAAGCTGGAACTTCAGCGTAATCACCTGCTCAATGGCTATGATGTTGTTTGTTCAGATTACTTTATTTTCTCTGGAACAGTCACCAATATTGTTGGAAAATATCAAAAAAAAGAATACTTTACATATAATGACATGCTTAAGAGCAACAACATCGGCAACCTGACCGGTGTTTATAACCGAAGCAAGCTGGGTTCTTTCACCCAGCAGCAGGTTGGGCATGAAGATTATGTAATGTGGCTTGATGTCATGGCTCGCGCCAAGCGTGGGTACTGTATCAAGCAACCTTTGGCATATTACCGGCGTGCAGAGGGGTCATTGTCCTCCAATAAACTGAAGGCCGCCTCGTGGCAATGGCATATCTACAGAAGAATACTCAAGCTGTCTTTGTTTCCTGCGCTTTACTATTGGCTGCACTATGCATGTTCAGCCGCTTTTATGCTTATCAATAACAAGTTCAAAGGAGTGCGTTTTGACTAG
- a CDS encoding NAD(P)-binding protein produces MSVHYCKYLVVGGGVSGLMFANLVNNDDFILLEKENELGGFCRTIYQDGFIWDYAGHFFHFANEEIKSFFKSKIADDAFILKDKVTKIFYQDSVVDFPFQTNIHQLEKEEFIECLYDLYFREEKEVYDSFLDMLYGKFGKSITEKFLKPYNEKLYACDLNSLDTDAMGRFFPYANVEQIIRNFKQQYQGSYNSTFLYPKKGAKVFVDALAQDLPVENVFLQEQVVSIDAKAKIAVTTHRRISYNYLINSMPLNRFLSTIDDIDYQHFVDRLSWNKVLVFNLGFDKGSTYDEVHWAYFPEKKYNFYRVGFYNNILDDERLSLYVEIGYGPNDDINVDAQLAATLEGLKDAGIITDHHLLSSCHIVMDPAYVHVNSELSGVKDEVKSGLESMGIYSIGRYGDWKYCSIEDSMLDAITVAKKLLKP; encoded by the coding sequence ATGAGCGTGCATTACTGCAAGTATCTGGTTGTCGGTGGTGGCGTTTCCGGATTGATGTTTGCCAATCTGGTCAACAATGATGATTTCATTCTTTTGGAAAAAGAGAACGAGCTGGGTGGTTTCTGCAGGACTATTTATCAAGACGGGTTCATCTGGGATTATGCGGGGCATTTCTTCCACTTTGCCAATGAAGAAATAAAATCGTTTTTCAAGAGCAAAATTGCTGACGATGCTTTTATATTGAAGGATAAAGTCACGAAAATCTTCTATCAGGATAGTGTGGTGGATTTCCCATTTCAGACCAATATTCATCAGCTGGAAAAAGAAGAGTTTATTGAGTGCCTCTACGATCTCTACTTCCGTGAAGAAAAAGAGGTCTATGATTCTTTCCTGGACATGTTGTATGGCAAGTTTGGTAAATCCATTACGGAGAAATTCCTCAAGCCATATAATGAAAAGCTTTATGCATGTGACTTGAACTCACTCGATACGGATGCTATGGGGCGTTTCTTCCCCTATGCGAACGTTGAGCAAATCATTCGCAACTTCAAGCAACAGTATCAGGGAAGCTACAACTCCACTTTCCTGTATCCCAAGAAAGGGGCCAAAGTGTTTGTTGATGCACTGGCTCAGGATTTGCCTGTAGAAAACGTGTTCTTGCAAGAACAAGTGGTCTCTATAGACGCAAAAGCGAAGATTGCAGTTACAACCCATCGTCGCATTTCTTACAATTACCTCATCAATTCGATGCCTTTGAACCGCTTCCTTTCCACCATTGATGATATTGACTATCAGCATTTTGTGGACAGACTTTCTTGGAACAAGGTATTGGTCTTCAATCTCGGCTTTGATAAAGGGTCGACCTATGATGAGGTGCATTGGGCTTACTTCCCTGAGAAGAAGTACAACTTTTACCGAGTGGGTTTCTACAATAATATCCTCGATGATGAACGGCTCAGTCTGTACGTTGAAATTGGCTATGGCCCGAACGATGACATCAACGTGGATGCGCAGCTTGCAGCAACCTTGGAAGGGCTCAAGGATGCAGGCATCATTACCGATCATCACTTGCTGTCCTCGTGCCACATTGTTATGGACCCGGCCTATGTACACGTAAATAGCGAGCTGTCTGGCGTGAAGGATGAGGTGAAAAGCGGTCTCGAAAGCATGGGGATCTACTCCATTGGCCGTTACGGGGATTGGAAATACTGCTCCATCGAAGATTCCATGCTCGATGCCATAACCGTTGCAAAAAAATTGCTTAAACCATGA
- a CDS encoding glycosyltransferase family A protein has translation MGLEILMATMHKKNISDIDWKYKNTNADVLLINQADFDGSESIGNIRMLSCKDRGSSNSRNMALKNAVGDICLIADDDVGYVDRMENIVLGAFEKHPDADMITFQIVTPEGNPFNAGYPQQSQWHNWRSILRCASIEIAFRRDAVLEAGLSLDTNFGLGSKYRVHDEIIFLKDAMDKGLKLLYLPIPIVIHPAESSGADFNDHLVTSKGAAFVRLFGLKGMFFNLVFSLKKHSEYTDRYSFIKFLMTMFQGSVKFIKEDKK, from the coding sequence ATGGGTTTAGAAATATTAATGGCAACAATGCATAAGAAAAATATTTCAGATATAGACTGGAAATATAAGAATACAAATGCTGATGTTTTATTGATTAACCAAGCTGATTTTGATGGCTCTGAATCTATAGGAAATATCAGAATGCTTTCCTGCAAGGACCGTGGTTCATCCAATAGCCGTAATATGGCATTAAAAAATGCGGTGGGCGATATATGCCTGATCGCAGATGACGATGTGGGTTATGTCGATAGGATGGAAAATATCGTATTGGGTGCATTCGAAAAGCATCCGGATGCCGATATGATTACATTCCAGATAGTGACTCCGGAAGGAAATCCGTTCAATGCGGGTTACCCCCAGCAGTCCCAGTGGCACAACTGGCGTTCAATACTGCGTTGTGCGTCTATCGAGATTGCATTTCGCCGTGATGCAGTGCTCGAAGCCGGTTTGTCACTGGACACAAATTTTGGTCTGGGTAGCAAGTATCGTGTACACGACGAGATTATTTTCTTGAAAGATGCGATGGATAAGGGGCTCAAGCTGCTCTATCTGCCGATCCCGATTGTCATTCATCCTGCGGAGAGTTCAGGTGCCGATTTCAATGATCATCTGGTCACCTCCAAAGGGGCCGCGTTTGTCAGGCTGTTCGGGTTGAAAGGCATGTTTTTCAATCTTGTTTTTTCTCTGAAAAAACATAGTGAATATACCGATCGGTATAGCTTTATCAAGTTCTTGATGACCATGTTCCAAGGCTCCGTCAAATTTATAAAAGAGGATAAGAAATGA